Proteins from one Mixophyes fleayi isolate aMixFle1 chromosome 9, aMixFle1.hap1, whole genome shotgun sequence genomic window:
- the LOC142100694 gene encoding G-protein coupled receptor 12-like: MFHQPAAASVDRLLYFHNSSSSRMSLHHYDPWDTNTSTVTTSDLSPDESVNPWDIILCVTGTIMACENAIVIAILFYTPALRAPMFILIGSLALADLLAGVGLIVNFIVIYVFNSEVATLSSSGLLLASFSASVCSLLAITVDRYLSLYNALTYHTERTLTFTYMMLILLWALCICIGLLPIMGWNCVRDQSSCSVLRPVTKNNAAVLAVSFLLLFALMMHLYLQICRIAFRHAQQIAVQHQFMATSQASSTRKGVSTLSVILGTFALCWIPFAVYSLVADSSYPMIYTYSLVLPATCNSVINPIIYAFRNPDIQKSLWLACCGCIPPRFLSGPRTSSDV; encoded by the coding sequence ATGTTTCACCAGCCTGCAGCCGCATCCGTGGATCGCCTGCTGTATTTCCACAATTCTTCCTCCAGCAGGATGTCTCTCCACCACTACGACCCATGGGATACCAACACTTCCACCGTCACAACATCCGACCTGTCCCCAGATGAGTCTGTCAATCCATGGGACATTATCCTTTGTGTAACAGGGACAATCATGGCATGTGAAAATGCAATAGTGATTGCTATACTCTTCTATACGCCTGCACTTCGTGCCCCTATGTTTATACTTATCGGCAGCCTGGCGCTGGCCGATCTGCTAGCTGGTGTGGGACTTATTGTGAATTTCATAgtaatatatgtttttaacaGTGAAGTGGCCACACTGAGCTCTTCTGGGCTGCTGTTAGCCTCCTTCTCTGCCTCTGTCTGTAGTCTTTTAGCTATCACAGTGGACAGGTATTTGTCTCTTTACAATGCCCTTACATACCACACAGAGAGAACTCTGACTTTCACTTACATGATGCTAATCCTGCTGTGGGCTCTGTGCATCTGCATCGGTTTGCTACCCATCATGGGATGGAACTGTGTTAGGGATCAGTCCTCCTGTAGTGTCCTGAGACCAGTGACCAAAAACAATGCAGCTGTACTGGCGGTGTCCTTCCTCCTGCTCTTTGCCTTGATGATGCATCtgtacctgcaaatctgcaggATTGCTTTCCGTCATGCCCAGCAGATTGCAGTGCAGCACCAATTCATGGCCACATCTCAAGCTTCCAGCACCAGGAAAGGGGTATCTACCTTATCTGTCATATTGGGCACCTTTGCACTATGCTGGATTCCCTTCGCTGTGTACTCTTTGGTTGCTGACTCAAGTTATCCTATGATATACACCTACTCGCTGGTGCTGCCAGCCACCTGCAATTCCGTCATCAACCCCATTATTTATGCTTTCAGAAACCCAGACATCCAGAAGTCATTATGGCTTGCTTGCTGTGGTTGTATCCCACCCAGGTTCTTATCTGGGCCCAGAACTTCCAGTGATGTATAA